The genomic interval GTGCTTTTCAACTTGGCGGGCATGAAGTACGACCGTATGGCCACTCGTAACCAGCAGCACTATCATTTCATCTTTGTGCATGAAGACGGGGAAGGTCTTCAAAAAGTGTCACGCCTGTTTGCCGAGAAGCGCATCCCCGCATCCGTTGATGACGTGTTTGGTCTAGACAATGTTAATCAGGCTCTGAAGAAGGTGGCCTCTGGCGGTTCTAAAGGCAAGACTATATTGAAGATAAACAGTTAAATCGGAATAAACGCAAATCATTTTATCAGCAAAACTGATAGGGATATAGAGAATTGATTAGTATCTTTGCAAACGATTTATAAACATCTAAACAAAAAGGTATGAAAACAATTTATGAATGTTCGCAAAGTAAATCGGTGAAGTGGATTACCGCCATTTTCATCTTGGCTATGGTTCTCGGTGTATTAACCGAAATGTACTATGTCTCTAAGGGAATGGATGTTACAGGAGCTATTATTGTATCTGCAACCCTAATTGCTGTTTGTCTCTCGTGCTTCCTCATCTTTCCGATGTATATCATCGCTGATGATGAGGGAATAGGTATTCGTACTCTACTTCGAACTATACGAATCCCTTACGAAAACATAGACCATATAGAGCGAGTGAGTGAGGATAAGCCACTATTAGGCGCCACCAATACAATCCGTCTGTTAGGTGTGGGAGGCGTATTTGGATATATTGGCTGGTTCCGTACAAAAGGAATTGGCACATATCGTTCTTATGTTACAAATGCAAAGAAGTCATTCCTTATTTATCGCATTAAGGGTATGCCTATAGCAATCAGTGTAAACGAACCAGATGAGTTTATACCCTATTATCTGAAAGGAGGTGCAAAATGAATATGCTGTATGATTTCTCTTCCGAACTTTTGCAAGCCCGGCAGCGAAAAGGTGTAACACAAGAACAGATTGCTTTTTCTCTGGACATATCGCAGGCTACATACAATGCTTGGGAATGCGGACACCGCCTTTGTCCTTACAAGCATATCGTTGCACTCATCAGTTATTTTGACGATGAACAGTTTACCCGCAGTATGCTTCGAATTCTCCTGTCTTTACAGCATAATATGGCAGGACTGAATAAGAAGACAACAGCAGAGTTGAAAACCTACTATATGAAACTTAAAGCTGTTCTTGCGGATGAATGTACCGAATGGTTAAAGACATTGGAGAAATAGATAGACAAATTCCAATTTATCAGTCTAAGAATCATATGCCCAAGGAACGGAACAAGGCAGATGGCTATCGTGAGAAGGTACCGATTAAGCGAGAGAAAATTGATGCATGCATCGACTCTTCCGAGCGTGAGGTGTCTCGACCAAAGGTCAAGGCTTACGAGGGCGACACCAAGGCGATGAACAGAATGCTTGCCCCTATGGCTTACGCCGCTTCCCCGATTAACGGGGATGCTCAAAGGTATGAGCTGGCGGCCAACGGTGGCGATGCCCAGGCACAGTTCGCCACAGGCTGGTTTCTGATGACCGGCACAGGCGTACCCGTCGATGAGAAGAAGGGCCTGAAGTGGATTCACAAGGCCACCTTCCAAGGCTATCAGCCTGCTATTGACTATTGCAAGGAGCATGGG from Prevotella sp. E13-27 carries:
- a CDS encoding helix-turn-helix domain-containing protein encodes the protein MNMLYDFSSELLQARQRKGVTQEQIAFSLDISQATYNAWECGHRLCPYKHIVALISYFDDEQFTRSMLRILLSLQHNMAGLNKKTTAELKTYYMKLKAVLADECTEWLKTLEK
- a CDS encoding PH domain-containing protein, which codes for MKTIYECSQSKSVKWITAIFILAMVLGVLTEMYYVSKGMDVTGAIIVSATLIAVCLSCFLIFPMYIIADDEGIGIRTLLRTIRIPYENIDHIERVSEDKPLLGATNTIRLLGVGGVFGYIGWFRTKGIGTYRSYVTNAKKSFLIYRIKGMPIAISVNEPDEFIPYYLKGGAK